The following are from one region of the Carnobacterium gallinarum DSM 4847 genome:
- a CDS encoding putative polysaccharide biosynthesis protein produces the protein MENKQMKQTMKGAVILSIAALIAKILSAVYRVPFQNMVGNTGFYVYQQVYPIYGLGMTFALSGFPVFLSKLVAETRQPNQRKILLKRTFIILSCFSVVLFLGVFFFASQIAHAMGDLHLTPIVQAVSWMFLCMPFLVIWRGYFQGIGNMIPTAISQVVEQIVRVAVILIAATLFLKLGWSDYQMGAMAMNSAWIAGIAALAVMGYYYYGKNRNQVLLNEEILLTNQPVEEPPSYLNLFWRFLTEGSAICILSALLILLQLIDSFTLFKSLTDAGILIDEAKNLKGIYDRGQPLVQLGMVVGAGFASSLIPMLTKNFINRKEKEFYQTASSLLRITTAFAMVATAGMLTLMPFINDLLFGDREGNVVLSIYILSIIFASMIGAYNAILQSRTQHKIAIIALIIGLLLKWGFNLLFIYPFGTMGASIATVLSLAGILVVLWLAMPNKLKGSLFHNGFAIKLIVCCWMMIFVVTLVVIGISLLPFAATRLGALVVILLGISVGVPLFIWLILKVKLFTLREWLYMPFGKKILRLTKKV, from the coding sequence TTGGAGAATAAGCAAATGAAGCAAACCATGAAAGGTGCTGTAATTCTATCTATTGCAGCCCTAATTGCGAAAATTTTAAGTGCAGTTTATCGAGTTCCATTCCAAAATATGGTAGGCAATACAGGATTTTATGTGTATCAACAAGTCTATCCTATTTATGGTTTAGGAATGACATTTGCTTTGTCAGGCTTCCCTGTTTTTTTATCAAAATTAGTAGCGGAAACTAGACAACCTAATCAACGAAAGATTCTATTAAAACGGACGTTTATTATACTAAGCTGTTTTTCAGTTGTTTTATTTCTAGGTGTATTCTTTTTTGCTAGTCAAATTGCTCATGCAATGGGAGATCTTCATTTGACTCCGATTGTTCAAGCTGTTTCATGGATGTTTCTTTGCATGCCGTTTTTAGTTATTTGGCGCGGTTATTTTCAAGGAATTGGGAATATGATTCCGACAGCAATTTCTCAAGTAGTTGAGCAAATTGTGCGAGTTGCCGTCATTTTGATTGCTGCTACCCTCTTTTTAAAGCTTGGTTGGTCTGATTATCAAATGGGAGCAATGGCAATGAACAGCGCTTGGATTGCTGGCATAGCAGCCTTAGCGGTCATGGGCTATTACTATTATGGGAAAAATCGCAATCAAGTATTATTAAATGAAGAAATCTTATTAACCAATCAGCCTGTTGAGGAACCGCCGAGCTATCTAAATCTATTTTGGCGTTTTCTTACAGAAGGGTCGGCTATTTGCATCTTAAGTGCCTTGTTAATTTTGCTGCAACTGATTGACTCATTTACATTATTTAAAAGCTTAACAGATGCTGGGATTTTAATTGATGAAGCGAAGAATTTAAAGGGAATCTATGATCGTGGTCAACCTTTAGTTCAATTAGGAATGGTAGTTGGAGCAGGTTTTGCTTCGAGCTTAATTCCAATGCTAACGAAGAATTTTATCAATCGCAAAGAAAAAGAATTCTACCAAACGGCAAGTTCTTTATTACGAATTACCACTGCTTTTGCAATGGTGGCAACAGCGGGAATGTTAACATTAATGCCATTTATCAATGATTTATTATTTGGTGATCGAGAAGGAAATGTCGTTTTAAGTATTTATATTTTATCGATTATTTTTGCTTCAATGATTGGGGCTTACAATGCTATTTTACAAAGTCGAACACAACATAAAATTGCTATCATTGCTTTAATAATAGGATTACTATTAAAATGGGGCTTTAATTTATTATTTATTTATCCATTTGGTACAATGGGTGCGAGTATTGCAACGGTACTGAGTTTAGCTGGAATTTTAGTCGTTCTATGGCTTGCGATGCCAAATAAACTCAAAGGAAGTTTATTTCATAATGGTTTTGCAATAAAATTAATTGTTTGTTGTTGGATGATGATTTTTGTAGTAACGTTAGTTGTGATAGGGATCAGCCTTTTGCCTTTTGCTGCAACGCGTTTAGGTGCGCTTGTTGTAATTTTGCTAGGCATCAGTGTAGGTGTACCGCTCTTTATTTGGCTGATTTTAAAAGTTAAATTATTTACATTAAGAGAATGGCTGTATATGCCATTTGGTAAAAAAATATTGCGTTTAACAAAGAAAGTATAA
- a CDS encoding MazG nucleotide pyrophosphohydrolase domain-containing protein, with amino-acid sequence MGKILVVGLGPGDLAQLPFGVYQLLKKGLPIYLRTKLHPVVPALEAEGLDFYDFDQVYEANKQFETVYETIVAELLTLVENSSTDIIYAVPGHPMVAEKSVQLLLENQVGITIEIKGGKSFLDDFFQAVKIDPVEGFQLLDALDLQQDQIQTSQHVIVMQVFNDYVASDVKLTLMEIYPDEHQVALVHSAGSQDEVIEWLALYEIDRMEGVHNLTSLYVPPLELDQRIKSFATTQTYADAINGETGDIWVLEQTDKTLIPYLQEETAELMAAIENEDIDNIIEELGDVLMHVLYQTGYGERTGYFTFEDVLETLNRKLRRRHPHVFDGIKVDSIEEVDALWQKIKAEEKRNNQ; translated from the coding sequence ATGGGGAAAATACTTGTTGTAGGATTAGGCCCAGGAGATTTAGCACAACTGCCTTTTGGCGTGTATCAATTGCTAAAAAAAGGATTGCCAATCTATTTACGAACTAAATTACATCCAGTTGTACCAGCTTTAGAAGCAGAAGGTTTGGATTTTTATGATTTTGATCAAGTTTATGAAGCGAATAAACAATTTGAAACAGTCTATGAAACGATTGTTGCAGAGCTACTAACTTTGGTGGAAAATAGTTCAACAGATATTATTTATGCAGTTCCAGGGCATCCGATGGTTGCGGAGAAATCTGTTCAATTACTTTTGGAGAACCAAGTGGGAATTACAATTGAGATTAAAGGTGGAAAAAGCTTTTTAGATGATTTCTTTCAAGCAGTCAAAATCGATCCAGTTGAAGGGTTTCAACTATTAGATGCCTTGGATTTACAACAAGATCAGATTCAAACTTCGCAACATGTGATTGTCATGCAAGTATTTAATGACTATGTAGCCAGTGATGTAAAATTAACTTTAATGGAAATTTATCCAGACGAACATCAAGTTGCCCTTGTTCATAGTGCCGGTAGCCAAGACGAAGTCATTGAATGGTTGGCATTGTATGAAATCGATCGGATGGAAGGTGTTCATAATTTAACTTCTCTCTATGTTCCACCTTTAGAACTGGATCAACGCATCAAATCCTTTGCAACAACACAAACGTATGCAGATGCGATTAATGGTGAAACAGGCGATATTTGGGTGTTAGAACAAACAGATAAAACGTTGATTCCTTATTTACAAGAAGAAACAGCAGAGCTAATGGCTGCAATTGAAAATGAAGATATTGATAACATTATTGAAGAACTAGGAGATGTTTTAATGCACGTCTTATATCAAACTGGTTACGGAGAGCGGACAGGTTATTTCACTTTTGAGGACGTGTTAGAAACGCTGAACCGCAAACTACGTCGTCGTCATCCTCATGTATTTGACGGCATTAAAGTTGACTCAATTGAAGAAGTAGATGCCTTATGGCAAAAAATAAAAGCAGAAGAGAAGAGGAATAACCAATGA